Below is a genomic region from Prunus persica cultivar Lovell chromosome G3, Prunus_persica_NCBIv2, whole genome shotgun sequence.
tttattgatagcacgctccccctgatgcttggcaaaatatctttaagccatactgttgatcatctttctgaatatcgtagttgacattgcttctgtgagtcaatcttgagtgACACTGCTGCTGTGAGTcaattgtaacaccccgaccctaaatttaacccttatttaattatttaattatttaagggtattttagtcatatttttaaccggagagagtttgggaccgcgacttatatttttggataggtcgtactgagacgagttcatagacacgtagtgggctcgaatcggagttgtaacgagagagatatggtcaaaagaagcccagtggcataatcgtaaatatttcaaaatgggattttttataaaatcagatttctctctctctctctctctctctctctctctctctctctcccgcgactcctctctctctctcccgtcggcctctcctctctctctcttcgtaactccggccaccggccgcgGCTGCGGACGGGGCCGGCGTCAAAAGAACCGGCTCGACCTCGGCGTCACGACCCAGCACATCCCCGCCATCGGCCGCCGCTCCAGCCGCCGGAAAATGGCGATTTTCGTCCGGATGTCGCCGGAACTtcaacgccgtcgatctccctcctccggccaccaaatccgtcgacccaggtatggattttgaagctctcgagctgctctagctgatggttgggtaggattagatcgatttgTAGCGTAGCTAACtcaattttcgaattgaaaatcggccgaaacttcggccgccgtgatcgggcatttccggtcactttttggggtaggtccaagaacaaaagtgactccaaatgaggtgttttacctaggataggagtttggagtcttggttcCGAGATTTTTCGACGAAccataatcgctttggacacccgatCTGCCAGCGCGTGTGGcagcgcgtgggcgagggtggtggagCGACTCTGGGTAGTTTTGAGATCCTCGTGccgtcacgagtgcgtaggatttcgcggatctcaattcggacgtcgtttgactatcgaacggataatcgcatattatgcgttatccgggttcgataggttgggaccgtcggatggtcccaaatttaatatatgttgatctaggtatttctaggatcgtgtaggatttcacggatcgagaatcggagccccggatgttggattcactacatgcaccaccaagtgaaagttaggtcccacgtggcgtaagttatccggcgttgggacaggccccatacgtggcgttggttgtaccggcgtatggggagatttgtaatatgatgttcaggagggtgatgtgccttatatggcacacccgcatccatctagcacgaggccttttgggagctcactggcttcggagttgtaagaactccgaagttaagcgagtagGAGGctggagcaatcccaggatgggtgaccaccctgggaagttgcttcgtgagctcccagaaacaaaaccgtgcgggcagTGAGAggagggcccaaagcggacaatatcgtgctacggcggagccggtCCGGGGTGTGACATCAATCTTGAgtgacactgcctcgttaaaaccttaccaggaaaaactcagtgggataaaaacctggatgaaggaaaaagagtacagtctgcatatctaataacacttgggctatttgtaagttcactcaaaaatatgcccgtatatggtgttatgctgagatagcatcaaatatacctcacatcatcccaaaatgatggtgatggaggtgagctctatctggaaaatacgatatacggtccaatatacttccggaaaatccttaaagtgtccaacggataatcctcataaaaatgcttcaatactttcttagtataagcaagaatctcgttggcataatgctcgatccttaagtcgagacaaatatttcttgaactcttcagaagctttaatgtgttgcaaacacattataatccatgtactcactgagacaatttatgcacattagtattgagtacagattttgtgcttcaggcacatgtccttcagggacttgcttcatgcaatttcaatcctttcaaggattttgtttaaaggggattaaactttatgacacattatatagctttaacccagctatttatacatctttaagGAATCACTACTGgtgatatgctccgtgcatttaataacccttaaagataacatctTGGTCttcgtaaatgtgcaataaggaGGCACAAtcgaatctgtaaatatggagaaaacccaacattccttgtttctgccagaaacattgtgtcatacaaagtaggtatattcccttttattccgaacacccaagtataacattcagtattaacaaattttggggttcgtactgtgggttgttccttcacgttcattcttatctataatggaattacctcattccattttggccaatgatattgtcgacatttaataattgaacgtggttccaatcaacacagcccattgatgatttgagtagctactccaaaatcaaaaattgtcattcatcaagtcatgatcccaccattctcatgtgcatgcgcatgcatcaattataagcatttctttgcttttgggtacccaagccactgcagggggcttttattatgtgagaatgtggattataacctccaatggagcgttattttatagtagggcgtggataatctccatttagggagttggaacatttagaacccatatatctgtcatgcggcaggcatgccacagattaatacatacatgtcaattaatttatgggactttaacctatataatttgctacgcattaggcgtgcataatatcaatattgacatgtcaaaggattgtcctttcgggacttcaatccatatcatttgctacgcaacaggcgtgcatcatattgatcactgctatacccatattctgttcttatggtacattaatctgtgcagtgtattatcaatgtatccaacttgcaatctgtaaaatttgcattaataattcatggatacatacaagccattcttttggaacggacttatcttcccatttggttacctttcaagataaaatatcaaataagtatataagcaaaaaataacacaagtattgcttacatccttaggtgggagaaacttgtctcaagtatcattcaagctcgtatcggtcCAGtaacgcttgatgatctagttatatcctgcaagagcaaaaagtCACAATTCTTCCCtctgtcaaaaataaataaataaccctcagagttaggatcaccgtatggattctttcttcggatgttcgttctaaagaaataaaaacccttatgaacagagagttataaaaaagaaagaaaagatacaaagattgtgatattgattgccaggtaaggtaagcaatcaaggaaggaagttggtgggagcagacaataagctctcaattctcctagtctagaaggacttctggagattagagcataagatcgccttcacagtttcctgatgtagcgaaaacgtgatcagggatagtctcgcttcctgaatggatgatcagagatagtcttgcttctcgggcatattgaatgttcactgataagaaaaacaagtagatatcgcatcactaggtatggagtaaactggatgtcttctgcaaagaaaatttcgttagtaacacatttatacacaatgaataggtagaaccggtgaatttcaagttaaccataggaaaattgcgagattctagggatgcttttgaaaaagtagctccgtgaaatccgtaaagcaagatcggctttgaaaataatacttgaaaacgccgaaagtgccgacaggcattattagaggccacgtgaagttttggactctgggaaagaaaaagataatatggggattcgagaagatattggggtcctgaaaaacagtagccatatttcctcctatagatatgacctttgcaaaacttgattggagcaactgcgtttcaactcaaatttcttcattttctgaaactttagttttcctaagactttcttcgaaaccttctcaaaaatggcttcctcttcttcctgcccaaattatttcaatttaaatgatgctcccacaacaaccagtgacgccaaagtttggcgtccatcctttgtatcccaaaatcgtcatctcacagttaatgattctgtgatgatgaatgatgctactgctgtcatagtagctaggaatttcattactccaatggatgaaatgctgttaacagggaggtctgaggaagaggctattgatgactcaatggcttttagcattcagagtgctgcttctgtttctaacatggctgatcgtttgcgtgctagagcaaacgaggttgagaagctgacaactgaaaattcgtctcttcaaagaatgcttcatgagtctcaacaggaggttaagaaacttaaaggagagaataattccttgttgaaactggtgagttcgtactctgttgatacactgagaaggctagacatgctgcaggtctccaatgaaagaattttgggagaccacgagaagctcatggccaagcttaagaggcgccatactcttccttcagaggcttccagaacataatgtaattttatagattttacagggcctgcaccttcattgcaggtgaaaaaaatctatctgttgtatgttcctgtaataataattgcgcacattcttaaacttgcacctgtggtttttacgtcttttcaaaatgacggtttggaaccttgtgccttatagattcaaataaccacatcgattctcccaaatttcatatttcaacgcatggtagcccggaacttttggcctgggcacaaactcagaatttatttgcccttttcaaatggacataaaatatgaattgagtaaaagccatgataatatcgcaatatagtagtgaagagcattaactactatatacccacaacttcaagtttaggatctctcatatatttggatccatgggcttccggcccagatataacaaaatatgtggggagcctcaattcattatttgaggtttatattgatattatccatttcgcggtgtattcttaacaaccggaattcacaaaatatatttcttccttgaggtgtcgattataacaaaatcgaactttaaattcatcatcttcttatgccaaagaaatatgtggcataccacaatttgcaataatacctcaagggttgtccatttaattgttggaacttcaggttctcaacactgttaaattttaaacttcaggccaaagccacatattctcatggaatggacatttttacaattttctgtacatatttcgggacttcaagtccttacataattgtccatattttgaggaacttctggtatctcatttaattgctcatccatgagtttaaggaactgcaggttcccttttgtatatagtgacggtttacccaaaatggtccatatttatgcatacgtcactattcatgtgaatagtactattcatcaagtcatgaatacgtatctattcatctgccagtacaattatcatcaatgtgtacggcaccatgaaccaatacggtactgttacatcattaaggaactctaggtccttatttacatgtcagggatcaaggacacttaagtccaatcacatgtttacaaatacagtaccggagagactgccagctttcattttaatatcatcatcaaggatcttcaagtcctgatgtaattgtatgatgaggatcaaggaacttctggtcctgatttgcatactgtaaaaactcatcatacaacacaattaatccataaaataaattgctgataaataaattactggtatggacgataaacccgcaccatactttaaataaattaaatagcttgctgtatggacgttaatcccgcaccatacctgaaataaaattaaatgtgcggtaaagtaaacgtgcttgtatgggcactaattctgctccatacatttaaataaaagtaaaggcgtggacgataaaaccgcaccacccttttaaatagatactgttgtatgggtaataaacctacaccatacagtaaataaaataaatgtgcggtaaattaaatttcataaagtatgagagtcaattccacatcatactttaagtaaaagtaaatttgcgataaaatAAAGGCAATTATTTGTGGGTTCATATCAACACCACAATCAGATAATATAgtagataatattattatcgtttgtggaaggcatcatgattgtctctcaaataaaaaactttcCACCTGCAGAGCAAGTTAAATAGTGTAGGATAATACTAAAGTAATTGAAAGATAAGGGTGCAGAAGACTTATTGTTTTTTTCAGTGGGTTCTCTATTCTCTCAGTGGGCATGCCTGGCAATAATCATTTGTTTCCTTTACTTTGCTTTCCACTAGGATCAACTTGCTGTATCCCACTTTTCCTCCTGCACACCTTTAatcaatataattatataattaaaataatatcacaccttcataaaataatatcattATAGACTTGCACTATGGCCGCCATCATCATGATCTTGCACATGTTCAGCACCACGGATATGGTTCTTGGCCTTCATGACTTTACGTTCCGGTGTCCAGAAGCTTGGCACAGTACTCTTGGTTGGTCTTAAGATATGGGTTTTGACAGGGAATAAGATGGAAACTGCAATCAACATAGGATTTGCATGTAGTTTGCTCCGACAGGGCATGAAGCAGATCTATGTATCAACAGCGAATTTCGACATGTTGGGACAAGATAGCAAAGAGGCTGTTGTCCATGATTAGgaattctttcttctcttgtaGCAACCTCTCCGATCCTTGGCACCCTGCACCTTCCTTCCATCCCCTTTGAACTCTTAGAGCTTCGCCAGCGCAAGACCCAACCCGGGGGAAAGGCCCCCTAGGCGAGCCCAATGCAGCTCCAGCGCGAGGAAAACAGCCCGGGCAGCTGCTGGGTCCCACGAAcccgggcaggcccaagggcaACTTCTGCCTGGGCTTCAGCCCGAGTTGGGTGACGACATGCTGACGTCAGCCCTGACAGCACCAACGGGCAAGTGCCACGTGTCGCGACAGGGACGCTCCGAtggttttttttccagaaatccgACGGTCCTCGTTTTTTTTGcttaaaaaattgcaaaaaaattctgaaaaattctgaaatttttttaaaaaaataccaaaaaattctgtattttttccctataaatacctaaccattttatttactttccacacaaaatcttcatacaattatccaaaaataatggacacgtgacaaccaaaaatattatccaaaaatttaattacaaaagattatcaaaattaatggtttaaagtattaaaaaagaaaaagaaataaagtacaatgaatagtatttgccttagacttgccctagacttagccctcatgggtggaaccacaaatggcaaggctgccactattcatgtgaatagtggcagcccttgcttgcccttgccttagactttgcccttatgggtggagttgctcttagcgGATAAATGTCACCATAAGTGATTTTCCAAGTGAAGAACCTATATGGGTCTTTACCATTAACGCCATTAACAAGAAACAGAACCAAAACAATggcaaaagaaagaagtttgcactctctcattttctgttccagcaaactaaaataaattaaaaaaaaatgtttcttATTCAGAtctatagagagagagagagagagagagagagagagagagagagagttcatAGCCTTGTTGTTCTTGGATGTCTGTGAGGTGCAGGTGGCTGTTTGCAAGGGTGAGATTAGCAGAGCCAGGAGCGAGATCATGGGCTGTAGCTCCCAAACTGGTTTGTTGGCGTCTACTGAGAGATGTTGGTTTGGTGGACTTTGGCAGAGAGACTATCACATGCTCTCTGTGAAAGAAACAGagcttatgtttttctttgtgttttctttggCTGGGTTTCATCATAGAATTCAGCTGGAATTGTTGAAAGcgaattcgtgctgataacgtgttataaatctagagaaTTAAGGAGAGAATTTGGGAGCAGAGAATTGAGGAGAGAAATGGAGGAAGCGGAGAAAAAACTCTACCCCTCTTTCAGATTGTCTATGTTTATATCATTAACAATGTGGGCCCCTTTccaacatgtgggctccacaccaAATAATTTACAACAtgtattaatttttggttCCCTCAATTATTGAGCTTGGGGTTATCTAAATGGGAAGTGTCCAAATTTGAATGACCCGAATAGTTAAGCGATTCGAGTTTACTATTTAGGGTCTCGGTTATGACTTATAACTAGTTCAAATTGATAAATCAGTCTACCGAGCACATAATGCGATGCACTAATGTTGTACTGACTTCTTGAAAACTATATGATCTCCTGTGTCCTTATGAAAATGGTTACTTTATTAGGTTTACATCAACTATTAATTTCTCCTTATGATGGAAATAACCTTGTTTCAGACGATAGGCCTTCAAACTCAACTGTCAAATTTCAAGAACATCACTAAGTCATTGAGGAAGAAACTAGGGAACGAAGAAGCCAAATCTCTGCTATCAAGAGCTGTTTACTTTTTCAGTATCGGAAGCAACGATTATCTTTACCCGTTCGACACAGACCCAAGTGTGCTTGGAAACTACTCTCATCAGGAATATGTAGATCTGGTGATAGGCAACATAACTACAGTGGTCGAAGTAAATTCTTAGCTcttgaaaagacaaaaatgaTAATCctttttatgcatattaattactaattaacaTTAATTTCGACGTGTCTTGTGTTAGGGAATCTAtgagaaaggaggaagaaatttTGCGTTGCTTAACCTCTGGCCTATTGCATGTCTTCCATACGCAAGAGCACTTAATCCGGAAGAAGGTGCTTGCTATGATGCATTTACACCATATGTGAAACTACACAACAAATCACTTCTCAAAGTCCTACAAACGCTAGAGAAAAAACTCAACGGATTCAGATTCTCAGTCTCCGATTTTAATGAGTTTCTGACACAAAGAATGAATCATCCTTCTAAATATGGTATTAATTCTACCTATATACGCTttgctttcttaattttgatattgttCTTTAATTAAGTACTAATTATTGAACCGACCATTTTGACATTTAAGCCTTATGATAAAATGTTGGAAAATTATAAGGTTTCGTGGAAGGGGAGGCGGCATGCTGTGGAAGTGGTGTATATGGAGGAATTTATAACTGTGGAGGAATGAGAATTGCCAAAGAGTATAATTTATGCAAGAATGTCAGTGACTATGTCTACTATGACTCTGCTCATCCAACCGACAGGGTCTACGAACAGTTTGCCAAGACAATATGGAGTGGAAATTCCATCACTACGCCTTACAATCTGAAAACTCTATTTGAAAATTAGAGCGAAGTTTGATTATAGTAAAGGCAGATGATCCGATGGTCAATAAGCAAATcatttgtactttttttttatattatatccAAGTCACGGATATttgtcctttttattttaaattgtgtGATAGGTACAATAAGAAATGTTAAAGTGTGCTATTTGTGAGTATGAGAATATGGAATTcgacttaataaataaaaaaattatactcttggatgaaaatatataaatttatcgAGCATTTTCATTATCAAtagtaaaattatttattatatgttgtaatttatataatcaaatatccgatgaaattttatattcttttaaaatattacattttttttcctctttcatCTATATATTGTCATTTTTACGAGTTCTTAcaatgtgaaaatattgaCTTTAATAGCGTGACCGTATCGTAATTCAAAATTAAGCTTAACTATTGGGGAAAGAGAGCCAACAATTGATATGAAAAGCTTTGTCTCAAAAGGTGCAGCCTTAGTATTGAATGTTATAAATGTgtatggtggaaggagagCCAACAAATAAACAGATGTTGAGCCTCTGCTGAAATTAGTAATTAGGTGGAAGGGGTAGAATTCAAAAAATTCTAAACAAGTTGTGACAACAATACTCAAATATTCCTAACTAGTCAATAATTGTTTATAGACATATTTACAagcaatatatatacagattcaaataaaatacattCACAACACCTGCAAGGTTAAGAGAGAGACCTaagtgacaacctaggcatTAAGAAGCCATTAATTTTGGCATTCTCAATGTTAGCAACAATTAGAGTGATAAGTGTCTAAACATCCATCAAAATCATACACCAATATTGAACAAGTATGACTAGTCAAGATAACCAGAATCAACATTAGAAATATTCGCCAAGAAACCCACTATTAGGAAAAATTAGGGGTCATCATTAGATTAGGAAATCCACTAAACAAAGAAGATTATTATAGGAAAAGGTTATTACACGCTCAAGAAATCCTAGATCTATTTAGAAAAACAACTATACCTTACTGGGCACTCCCCCTCTCTCCCTAAAAACCCATATGAAAAATGTAAACTAAGAAAGTTAGTAATTCCAGGCCAATCCCAACCTTTTGGGTAAAATTTGGCAGGTCAAAGGGACACTTGGTAGCCAATGGTTGGACTtataaaaagcaaaattaCGTGTCTTGATTAAAAATCTTGTGCTGAAAATATTTGGCatgtatgactagtcatctggaCAAAGTATTTTGATGCAGATGCTAATTTTTTCTAATGATGTCCATTGTAAATGAATGTATAAATTACTTTGGTTTTGTAGCCACATAAGCTCTTCAATGTACTTCAACTTCCCCTGTAGCAAATACCCAAGTTCTAATTTCTAAAGATGAGCCAAGATGAATTATATGAAATTGCCCATTTGACAAGGAAATCCAATTTtaataattctaatattaACATCTGCATTTAGTATTGGTGTATTTATAGGCGTTAAATAAAAGGGggctttagttttaaaacacaatatagtttactaatttggaagatagtaatacaatttcatctaattaGCATAAGGCAAAAGACCAAATTGTGGTacctaattttacaaaaatatcattaaaacaTATCAAAATTACACATAATGCCACTCCTTCTAAGGCAAGCATACTATGCCACATGTCCATATCTAGCCAATCATATCTCGCCGCCGGCCACCACTGCCGGAATCCTGCCGCCGGCCACCACTGCCGGAATCCCGCCGCCGGCCACCACCGCCGGACTTCGGCCGCCGGCCATCACTGTCGGACTTCCGCTGCCGGCCACCTGCCACAACCACCGTTGGCCGCCACCGCCCGTCGCCGACCACCATCGTCGGACTCCCGCCGCCGGCCAcctgccaccacca
It encodes:
- the LOC18783116 gene encoding GDSL esterase/lipase 2; the encoded protein is MENMSYIQIFVFALCTSLLVTTQSHGHPVLPKTHAPLFIFGDSVFEVGNNNYFNTSWRANYFPYGETFFHYPTGRFSDGRQVPDFIAEYAKLPLIPPYLQPDNHEFSYGVNFASAGAGAMVQTRQGVTIGLQTQLSNFKNITKSLRKKLGNEEAKSLLSRAVYFFSIGSNDYLYPFDTDPSVLGNYSHQEYVDLVIGNITTVVEGIYEKGGRNFALLNLWPIACLPYARALNPEEGACYDAFTPYVKLHNKSLLKVLQTLEKKLNGFRFSVSDFNEFLTQRMNHPSKYGFVEGEAACCGSGVYGGIYNCGGMRIAKEYNLCKNVSDYVYYDSAHPTDRVYEQFAKTIWSGNSITTPYNLKTLFEN